A single region of the Streptomyces virginiae genome encodes:
- a CDS encoding DUF2516 family protein: protein MLIDGFDRGVIPFLGYVMLALAVVAFVIALVAREDAYRAADKQSKTFWLVILGVTVAVDFLLGMLFLQIAGLVATIVFFVDVRPALKAVSGGGGRRGGSSSDGPYGPYNGGR, encoded by the coding sequence ATGTTGATCGATGGGTTCGATCGGGGCGTGATCCCGTTCCTCGGCTACGTCATGCTGGCGCTTGCCGTCGTGGCCTTCGTGATCGCGCTGGTCGCGCGCGAGGACGCGTACCGGGCGGCCGACAAGCAGAGCAAGACGTTCTGGCTGGTCATCCTCGGCGTCACCGTGGCCGTGGACTTCCTCCTGGGCATGCTGTTCCTGCAGATCGCCGGTCTTGTCGCGACCATCGTCTTCTTCGTCGACGTACGCCCGGCCCTCAAGGCGGTCTCGGGCGGTGGCGGCCGGCGCGGCGGCAGCAGCAGCGACGGGCCGTACGGGCCCTACAACGGCGGACGCTAG
- a CDS encoding helix-turn-helix domain-containing protein: MASLNVGNLGEYLREQRRQAQLSLRQLAEQAGVSNPYLSQIERGLRKPSADILQQLAKALRISAETLYVQAGILDERDPDEVETRAVILADPSINERQKQVLLQIYESFRKENALDTPADEMPS, translated from the coding sequence ATGGCATCGCTCAACGTCGGAAATCTCGGCGAGTACCTCCGTGAGCAGCGTCGGCAGGCCCAGCTTTCGCTGCGGCAGCTGGCGGAGCAGGCGGGGGTGTCGAATCCGTACCTGAGCCAGATCGAGCGCGGGCTGCGCAAGCCGAGCGCGGACATCCTGCAGCAGCTGGCCAAGGCGCTGCGGATCTCCGCGGAGACGCTGTACGTGCAGGCCGGGATCCTGGATGAGCGGGACCCCGACGAGGTGGAGACGCGAGCCGTCATACTCGCCGACCCGTCCATCAACGAGCGGCAGAAGCAGGTGCTGCTCCAGATCTACGAGTCGTTCCGCAAGGAGAACGCGCTCGACACGCCCGCCGACGAGATGCCGTCGTAG
- a CDS encoding putative protein N(5)-glutamine methyltransferase, giving the protein MTSLVESLRAAGCVFAEEEAELLTGAATDADHLAELLARRVGGEPLEHVVGWAEFCGLRMEVGAGAFVPRRRTEFLVREAVALARPGAVVLDLCCGVGALGAAVAAGLPGGVELHAADIDPAALVYARRNVAPYGGRVWEGDLYAALPPSLRGRVDVLVVNAPYVPTEEIVLMPSEARDHEPLVSLDGGADGLDIHRRVAAGALPWLAPGGHLLIETSARQSPSTASALTSAGLAVRAVTSEELYATVVIGTA; this is encoded by the coding sequence TTGACATCACTTGTGGAATCCCTGCGCGCGGCGGGCTGCGTCTTCGCGGAGGAGGAGGCGGAGCTCCTGACCGGGGCCGCCACGGACGCGGACCACCTGGCGGAGCTGCTGGCCCGTCGGGTGGGCGGCGAGCCGTTGGAACACGTCGTCGGCTGGGCGGAGTTCTGCGGACTGCGCATGGAGGTCGGCGCGGGCGCCTTCGTACCGCGCCGGCGCACCGAGTTCCTGGTGCGGGAGGCGGTGGCACTGGCCCGGCCCGGCGCGGTGGTGCTGGACCTGTGCTGCGGGGTCGGCGCCCTGGGCGCGGCGGTGGCCGCCGGCCTGCCGGGCGGTGTCGAGCTGCACGCGGCCGACATCGACCCGGCGGCGCTGGTGTACGCGCGGCGCAACGTGGCCCCGTACGGCGGCCGGGTGTGGGAGGGCGACCTGTATGCGGCGCTCCCGCCCTCGCTGCGCGGCCGGGTGGACGTGCTGGTGGTCAACGCCCCGTACGTGCCGACGGAGGAGATCGTCCTCATGCCGTCGGAGGCGCGCGACCACGAGCCGCTGGTCTCGCTGGACGGCGGTGCCGACGGCCTGGACATCCACCGTCGGGTGGCGGCGGGCGCGTTGCCCTGGCTGGCGCCGGGCGGTCACCTGCTGATCGAGACGAGCGCCCGCCAATCCCCGTCGACGGCCTCGGCCCTGACCTCGGCGGGCCTCGCGGTCCGGGCGGTGACCTCGGAGGAGCTGTACGCGACGGTGGTCATCGGGACGGCCTGA
- a CDS encoding GNAT family N-acetyltransferase gives MSADVRPIAESELPAWVRTVHTGFLTTSRVTEADIAQRAKYTDFSRTYGAFDADSGRCVAALRSFPQELTVPGGAAVRATAVSSVGVLPTHRRQGLLTRMMAAEFAAAEARGDALATLIAAEYPIYGRYGFGPATSLVEWEIDVARTGLDRRLSAPADGGRIELVDVEELRRVGPELHERLRAGTPGAVNRDERWWSLATGLEEWSYQPFQDKFYAVYRTAAGEVAGLAVYGADDHWTDAKVPQSTVQVRDLLAVSPEAERALWRFLCSIDWVLKVRTGYRAPDSLVPDLLPDPRSARVVSAADFLWVRVLDVVRALGARTYEVPGVLVLEVTDGTGPAAGRYRLDAGTGVCERTEEAADLRLDVAVLGSLYLGDASAVRLAALGRVTEERPGAAALADAIFRTARRPWCPDIF, from the coding sequence ATGAGTGCTGACGTCCGGCCGATCGCCGAATCCGAACTCCCCGCCTGGGTGCGCACCGTGCACACCGGTTTCCTGACCACGTCCCGGGTGACCGAGGCCGACATAGCCCAGCGCGCCAAGTACACCGACTTCTCGCGGACGTACGGGGCGTTCGACGCCGACAGTGGTCGCTGCGTGGCCGCCCTGCGCTCCTTCCCGCAGGAGCTGACGGTGCCCGGGGGAGCGGCCGTCCGCGCCACCGCGGTCTCCAGCGTGGGCGTGCTGCCCACCCACCGTCGCCAGGGCCTGCTGACCCGGATGATGGCCGCCGAGTTCGCCGCGGCCGAGGCGCGCGGCGACGCGCTCGCCACGTTGATCGCCGCCGAGTACCCGATCTACGGGCGGTACGGTTTCGGGCCCGCGACCTCCCTCGTGGAGTGGGAGATCGACGTCGCGCGCACCGGGCTCGACCGGCGGCTGTCGGCGCCGGCGGACGGCGGGCGGATCGAGCTGGTGGACGTCGAGGAGCTGCGGCGGGTGGGGCCCGAGCTGCACGAGCGGCTGCGGGCGGGCACTCCCGGGGCGGTGAACCGGGACGAGCGCTGGTGGAGCCTGGCGACCGGCCTGGAGGAGTGGTCGTACCAGCCCTTCCAGGACAAGTTCTACGCCGTGTACCGGACGGCGGCGGGCGAGGTGGCCGGCCTCGCCGTCTACGGCGCCGACGACCACTGGACGGACGCGAAGGTTCCGCAGAGCACCGTGCAGGTGCGGGACCTGCTGGCGGTCAGCCCGGAGGCGGAGCGGGCGCTGTGGCGGTTCCTGTGCTCGATCGACTGGGTGCTGAAGGTCCGCACCGGCTACCGGGCCCCCGACTCCCTCGTCCCGGACCTGCTGCCCGACCCGCGCTCGGCCCGTGTCGTCTCCGCCGCGGACTTCCTGTGGGTGCGGGTGCTGGACGTCGTACGGGCGCTGGGCGCGCGGACGTACGAGGTGCCCGGGGTGCTCGTCCTGGAGGTCACCGACGGGACGGGGCCGGCGGCCGGCCGCTACCGGCTGGACGCGGGCACCGGTGTGTGCGAGCGGACCGAGGAGGCGGCGGACCTGCGGCTGGACGTGGCCGTGCTGGGCTCCCTGTACCTGGGCGACGCGTCCGCGGTGCGACTGGCGGCGCTGGGACGGGTGACGGAGGAACGGCCGGGGGCGGCCGCACTGGCCGACGCCATCTTCCGTACCGCGCGCCGTCCGTGGTGCCCGGACATCTTCTGA
- a CDS encoding RsiG family protein, giving the protein MNTSGTSVPASPASVAAAAVRPPAQRTAETQGPPTPTTALGLPELRALRRDAQRDEADLSYVRRLLQGRIDILRAELARRTDPEAPVVDRLSVILADAPSSRSASARHVTLGTPHSEEYRVLAAEMLSDVELSDLGARTDDELHDGMGRLVRYEQQVSRRRRHLQRTVDDCSAEITRRYREGEAQVDDLLA; this is encoded by the coding sequence ATGAATACTTCTGGTACCTCCGTACCTGCGTCACCCGCTTCCGTCGCGGCTGCCGCGGTACGACCGCCCGCGCAACGCACGGCCGAGACGCAGGGGCCGCCGACCCCGACCACCGCGCTCGGACTGCCGGAACTGCGCGCGCTGCGCCGTGACGCGCAGCGCGACGAGGCCGATCTGAGCTACGTACGCAGACTGCTCCAGGGCCGCATCGACATCCTGCGGGCCGAGCTGGCCCGGCGGACGGACCCCGAGGCGCCGGTGGTGGACCGGCTCTCGGTGATCCTCGCCGACGCCCCCTCCAGCCGCAGCGCCTCGGCCCGGCACGTCACGCTCGGCACCCCGCACAGCGAGGAGTACCGGGTGTTGGCCGCGGAGATGCTGTCCGACGTGGAGCTCTCCGACCTGGGCGCCCGTACGGACGACGAACTGCACGACGGGATGGGCCGGCTGGTGCGCTACGAGCAGCAGGTCTCGCGGCGCCGCCGGCATCTGCAGCGCACGGTGGACGACTGCAGCGCCGAGATCACTCGGCGCTACCGGGAGGGCGAGGCGCAGGTGGACGACCTGCTCGCGTAG
- the dtd gene encoding D-aminoacyl-tRNA deacylase — translation MRAVVQRVDGASVVVGGETVGEIVGEGLCVLVGVTHDDTPEKAELLARKLWSVRILEGEKSCSDHGAPLLVISQFTLYGDARKGRRPTWNAAAPGPVAEPLVDEVVAQLRALGATVETGRFGADMRVSLTNHGPFTVVIDI, via the coding sequence ATGCGAGCAGTGGTGCAGAGGGTGGACGGCGCGAGCGTCGTCGTGGGCGGCGAGACCGTGGGCGAGATCGTCGGCGAGGGGCTGTGCGTGCTGGTGGGGGTGACGCACGACGACACCCCGGAGAAGGCGGAGCTGCTGGCGCGCAAACTGTGGTCCGTACGGATCCTGGAGGGCGAGAAGTCCTGCAGCGACCACGGCGCACCGCTGCTGGTGATCTCCCAGTTCACGCTCTACGGAGACGCGCGCAAGGGCCGCCGGCCCACCTGGAACGCGGCGGCTCCCGGCCCGGTGGCCGAGCCGCTGGTCGACGAGGTCGTGGCGCAGCTGCGCGCACTGGGTGCGACGGTGGAGACGGGCCGGTTCGGCGCGGACATGCGGGTCTCGCTCACCAACCACGGCCCGTTCACCGTCGTCATCGACATCTGA
- the ygfZ gene encoding CAF17-like 4Fe-4S cluster assembly/insertion protein YgfZ, translating to MTSSPLLHLPGAVPAEGRDEGVAAHYGELYGEQRALAEGRGFVDLSHRGVVTVSGPERLSWLHLLLTQHLTELPVGQATEALILSANGHIEHALYLVDDGETTWAHVEPGTQGELIAYLESMKFFYRVEVADRTEEFAVVHLPAGSIAEVPGDKEHVVRETAYGRDLFLPRAELESFAAAHGPAAGLLAYEALRVEAHRPRLGLETDHRTIPHELGWIGTAVHLQKGCYRGQETVARVHNLGKPPRRLVFLHLDGSEVLLPAHGTPVRLASDGEEGRQLGFVTTAVRHHELGPIALALVKRNVPVDAPLLAGNTAAAQEVVVAP from the coding sequence ATGACCAGCAGCCCCTTGCTCCATCTCCCCGGCGCCGTACCGGCCGAAGGCCGTGACGAGGGCGTCGCCGCCCACTACGGCGAGCTGTACGGCGAACAGCGCGCCCTCGCGGAGGGGCGCGGCTTCGTCGACCTCTCGCACCGCGGAGTCGTCACCGTCAGCGGGCCGGAGCGCCTGAGCTGGCTGCACCTGCTGCTCACCCAGCACCTCACCGAGCTGCCGGTCGGGCAGGCCACCGAGGCGTTGATCCTCTCCGCCAACGGGCACATCGAGCACGCGCTCTACCTCGTCGACGACGGCGAGACCACGTGGGCGCACGTGGAGCCGGGCACCCAGGGCGAGCTGATCGCCTACCTGGAGTCCATGAAGTTCTTCTACCGCGTCGAAGTCGCCGACCGCACCGAGGAGTTCGCGGTCGTACACCTCCCGGCCGGCTCCATCGCCGAGGTCCCCGGGGACAAGGAGCACGTCGTCCGGGAGACCGCGTACGGCCGGGACCTCTTCCTGCCCCGCGCCGAGCTGGAGTCCTTCGCCGCCGCGCACGGCCCGGCCGCGGGCCTGCTCGCGTACGAGGCCCTGCGCGTCGAGGCGCACCGGCCGCGGCTCGGCCTGGAGACCGACCACCGCACCATTCCGCACGAGCTGGGCTGGATCGGCACCGCCGTGCACCTGCAGAAGGGCTGCTACCGCGGCCAGGAGACGGTCGCCCGTGTCCACAACCTGGGGAAGCCCCCGCGCCGCCTGGTCTTCCTGCACCTGGACGGCTCGGAGGTGCTGCTCCCGGCGCACGGCACCCCGGTGCGGCTCGCCTCGGACGGGGAGGAGGGCCGTCAGCTCGGCTTCGTGACCACGGCCGTCCGCCACCACGAGCTGGGCCCGATCGCCCTCGCCCTGGTCAAGCGGAACGTGCCGGTCGACGCGCCGCTGCTGGCCGGGAACACGGCCGCCGCGCAGGAGGTCGTCGTAGCACCCTGA
- a CDS encoding Fur family transcriptional regulator, translated as MGSSVDTESSDWKSDLRQRGYRLTPQRQLVLEAVDALEHATPDEILVEVRKTASGVNISTVYRTLELLEELKLVSHAHLGHGAPTYHLADRHHHIHLVCRDCAEVIEADVDVAAEFTAKLRTTFGFETDMKHFAIFGLCRKCAAKQRAAQS; from the coding sequence GTGGGGAGCAGCGTGGACACCGAAAGCTCTGACTGGAAGAGCGACCTGCGGCAGCGCGGATACCGGCTGACACCGCAGCGCCAGCTCGTGCTGGAAGCCGTCGACGCGCTGGAGCACGCCACCCCGGACGAGATCCTCGTCGAGGTGCGCAAGACCGCCTCCGGGGTCAACATCTCCACCGTCTACCGGACCCTGGAGCTCCTGGAGGAGCTCAAGCTGGTCTCGCACGCCCACCTCGGGCACGGAGCCCCCACCTACCACCTCGCCGACCGGCACCACCACATCCACCTGGTCTGCCGTGACTGCGCCGAGGTCATCGAGGCGGACGTGGACGTCGCCGCCGAGTTCACGGCGAAGCTCCGGACCACCTTCGGTTTCGAGACCGACATGAAGCACTTCGCGATCTTCGGGCTGTGCCGCAAGTGCGCCGCGAAGCAGCGTGCCGCGCAGTCGTAG
- a CDS encoding FABP family protein — MIQIPSDLNPGLVPLAFLLGNWEGAGVFDFPGEEKCNFGQEVVFSHDGRDFLEYTSHTWVLDAEGNKVRPLESESGYWRIDKDRKVEIVMVRDQGVVEVWYGELADQKPQIDLVTDAVARTAASGPYSGGKRLYGYVKSDLMWVGEKATPDVELRPYMSAQLKKVVTPEEVAEMARNLPDMPDDGIAFFR, encoded by the coding sequence ATGATCCAGATCCCGTCCGACCTGAACCCGGGCCTCGTCCCCCTCGCCTTCCTCCTCGGCAACTGGGAGGGTGCGGGAGTCTTCGACTTCCCCGGTGAAGAGAAGTGCAACTTCGGCCAGGAGGTCGTCTTCAGCCACGACGGCCGGGACTTCCTGGAGTACACCTCCCACACCTGGGTCCTCGACGCCGAGGGCAACAAGGTGCGGCCGCTGGAGTCCGAGTCGGGCTACTGGCGCATCGACAAGGACCGCAAGGTCGAGATCGTCATGGTCCGCGACCAGGGCGTCGTCGAGGTCTGGTACGGCGAGCTCGCCGACCAGAAGCCCCAGATCGACCTGGTCACCGACGCGGTCGCCCGTACCGCGGCCTCCGGCCCGTACAGCGGTGGCAAGCGGCTCTACGGCTATGTGAAGAGCGACCTCATGTGGGTCGGCGAGAAGGCCACGCCGGACGTCGAACTGCGTCCGTACATGTCGGCCCAGCTGAAGAAGGTCGTCACGCCCGAGGAGGTCGCCGAGATGGCGCGCAACCTCCCGGACATGCCGGACGACGGCATCGCCTTCTTCCGCTGA
- a CDS encoding DUF3099 domain-containing protein, which translates to MERGAALRAVRARPHPCARGRRIYAGGMYARRRRVYFLLMGGCLFLFVSAWAFVRLFSVEAAVAMCVVAMVIPPVAAMIANRRGPDDRWWDDPSGDAKSDEWWDELDGKRRHED; encoded by the coding sequence CTGGAACGGGGTGCGGCCCTTCGTGCCGTCCGCGCGCGCCCGCACCCTTGCGCGCGGGGGCGCCGGATCTACGCTGGAGGCATGTACGCCCGGCGTCGACGCGTCTACTTCCTGCTCATGGGCGGATGCCTGTTCCTGTTCGTATCCGCCTGGGCCTTCGTGCGCCTGTTCTCGGTGGAGGCCGCGGTGGCCATGTGCGTGGTCGCGATGGTCATCCCCCCGGTCGCCGCGATGATCGCCAACCGGCGCGGCCCGGACGACCGCTGGTGGGACGACCCCTCGGGCGACGCGAAGTCCGACGAGTGGTGGGACGAACTGGACGGAAAGCGGCGTCACGAGGATTGA
- a CDS encoding DUF1416 domain-containing protein, translated as MCGAQIGGPDLATLKPGETAIQGQITKDGEPVSGYVRLLDSTGEFTAEVPTSATGQFRFYAATGSWTLRALVPGAQADRAVVVAEAGGVTDVAIAV; from the coding sequence ATGTGTGGAGCACAGATCGGCGGGCCCGACCTCGCGACGCTGAAGCCCGGTGAGACCGCCATCCAGGGCCAGATCACCAAGGACGGCGAGCCGGTGTCCGGCTACGTCCGCCTGCTGGACTCGACCGGTGAGTTCACCGCGGAGGTCCCGACCTCGGCGACCGGTCAGTTCCGCTTCTACGCCGCCACCGGCTCCTGGACCCTGCGGGCGCTCGTCCCGGGTGCCCAGGCCGACCGCGCCGTGGTCGTCGCCGAGGCCGGCGGCGTGACGGACGTGGCGATCGCGGTCTGA
- a CDS encoding sulfurtransferase, translating into MSRSDVLVDADWVEAHLNDADVVIVEVDEDTSAYDKNHITNAVRIDWKTDLQDPVRRDFVDQEGFEKLLSAKGISNDDTVVLYGGNNNWFASYAYWYFKLYGHQDVKLLDGGRKKWELDSRDLVDGKEVPNRPATTYKAKAQDTSIRAFRDDVVAAIGSLNLVDVRSPDEFSGKLLAPAHLPQEQSQRPGHVPSARNIPWSKNANDDGTFKSDDELTALYQAEQVDLAKDTIAYCRIGERSALTWFVLHELLGQENVKNYDGSWTEYGSLVGVPIELGPNK; encoded by the coding sequence ATGAGCCGCAGCGACGTCCTCGTAGACGCCGACTGGGTCGAGGCCCACCTGAACGACGCCGATGTCGTGATCGTCGAGGTGGACGAGGACACGTCCGCGTACGACAAGAACCACATCACCAACGCGGTTCGGATCGACTGGAAGACCGACCTCCAGGACCCGGTCCGCCGCGACTTCGTGGACCAGGAGGGCTTCGAGAAGCTCCTCTCCGCCAAGGGGATCTCCAACGACGACACCGTCGTCCTCTACGGCGGCAACAACAACTGGTTCGCGTCCTACGCCTACTGGTACTTCAAGCTCTACGGTCACCAGGACGTGAAGCTCCTCGACGGCGGCCGCAAGAAGTGGGAGCTCGACTCCCGCGACCTGGTCGACGGCAAGGAGGTCCCGAACCGCCCGGCCACCACGTACAAGGCCAAGGCCCAGGACACCTCCATCCGCGCCTTCCGCGACGACGTCGTGGCCGCGATCGGCTCCCTGAACCTGGTCGACGTGCGTTCGCCCGACGAGTTCTCCGGCAAGCTGCTCGCCCCGGCGCACCTCCCGCAGGAGCAGTCGCAGCGCCCCGGTCACGTGCCGAGCGCCCGCAACATCCCGTGGTCGAAGAACGCCAACGACGACGGCACCTTCAAGTCGGACGACGAGCTGACCGCCCTGTACCAGGCGGAGCAGGTCGATCTGGCGAAGGACACCATCGCCTACTGCCGCATCGGTGAGCGCTCCGCGCTCACGTGGTTCGTGCTGCACGAGCTCCTGGGCCAGGAGAACGTCAAGAACTACGACGGTTCGTGGACCGAGTACGGCTCGCTCGTCGGCGTGCCGATCGAGCTCGGCCCCAACAAGTAA
- a CDS encoding Ms5788A family Cys-rich leader peptide → MAMKHQQADLTKRRAVDLCRVAAMLCRSM, encoded by the coding sequence ATGGCTATGAAGCATCAGCAGGCGGACCTCACGAAGCGACGGGCAGTAGACCTGTGTCGCGTCGCCGCCATGCTCTGTCGATCCATGTGA
- a CDS encoding LmeA family phospholipid-binding protein, giving the protein MRFLRVVVIIGVVLGGLFVGVDRWAASYVENRLADRIQARQGLAGSSEVEVHGFPFLTQVLNRDLDRVDLKLRGVEITAEDRRTRLSELDASFRGVKLNGDYSGGTAARAEGTALITYADLTAASQTGATLSYGGAPGKVKVTAAVDLLGKTLTHSVVSTVTLEDAPGGKGGKIVRVRADEVPGGSVPGVEKLIRKKTDFDRNLDSGMPAGLQLSSLTSDEAGVHLTLGGTNVVVAGS; this is encoded by the coding sequence GTGCGTTTCCTGCGCGTCGTTGTGATCATCGGAGTGGTTCTCGGGGGCCTGTTCGTGGGCGTGGACCGCTGGGCCGCGAGCTACGTCGAGAACCGGCTGGCCGACCGAATACAGGCGCGGCAGGGCCTGGCCGGTTCCTCGGAGGTGGAGGTCCACGGCTTCCCCTTCCTGACCCAGGTGCTCAACCGCGATCTCGACCGGGTCGACCTCAAGCTGCGGGGCGTCGAGATCACCGCCGAGGACCGCAGGACGCGGCTCTCGGAGCTGGACGCGAGCTTTCGCGGCGTGAAGCTGAACGGTGACTACAGCGGCGGCACCGCCGCGCGGGCCGAGGGCACGGCGCTGATCACGTACGCCGACCTGACGGCGGCCTCGCAGACCGGCGCGACCCTCTCCTACGGCGGGGCGCCGGGCAAGGTGAAGGTCACCGCGGCGGTGGACCTCCTCGGCAAGACCCTGACGCACAGCGTGGTGTCGACCGTCACCCTGGAGGACGCGCCCGGCGGAAAGGGCGGCAAGATCGTCCGCGTGCGCGCCGACGAGGTGCCGGGCGGGAGCGTTCCCGGGGTCGAGAAGCTGATCCGCAAGAAGACCGACTTCGACCGCAATCTCGACAGCGGCATGCCGGCCGGACTCCAGCTCTCGTCCCTGACCTCGGACGAGGCCGGTGTGCACCTCACGCTGGGCGGTACGAACGTGGTGGTGGCCGGATCGTGA
- a CDS encoding MoaD/ThiS family protein → MATGTIRYWAAAKAAAKTAEEPYSAGTLAEALDAVRERHPGELTRVLLRCSFLVNDEPVGKRPHDSVPLTEGGTVEVLPPFAGG, encoded by the coding sequence GTGGCAACCGGAACCATCCGCTACTGGGCGGCGGCCAAGGCCGCGGCCAAGACGGCGGAGGAGCCGTACTCGGCGGGCACACTCGCCGAGGCGCTCGACGCCGTGCGGGAGCGCCACCCGGGTGAGCTGACCCGGGTCCTGCTGCGCTGCTCCTTCCTCGTGAACGACGAGCCTGTGGGCAAGCGCCCGCATGATTCCGTCCCGCTGACCGAGGGGGGCACCGTCGAGGTGCTCCCGCCGTTCGCGGGCGGGTGA
- a CDS encoding response regulator transcription factor: protein MSSLLLLTNALQPSTEVLPALGLLLHNVRVAPAEGPALVDTPGADVILVDGRRDLPQVRSLCQLLRSTGPGCPLILVVTEGGLAAVTADWGIDDVLLDTAGPAEVEARLRLATGRQQLGSDDSPMEIRNGDLSVDEATYSAKLKGRVLDLTFKEFELLKYLAQHPGRVFTRAQLLQEVWGYDYFGGTRTVDVHVRRLRAKLGPEHESLIGTVRNVGYRFVTPEKVERAAAEAAAQAAAKAAAQTAAQPAPAVTRSAEDAVSIHSAGRPAQR, encoded by the coding sequence GTGAGCTCACTCCTGCTGCTCACCAACGCCCTGCAGCCGTCCACCGAGGTGCTGCCCGCCCTCGGCCTGCTGCTGCACAACGTCCGGGTCGCCCCGGCCGAGGGCCCCGCCCTGGTGGACACCCCGGGAGCCGATGTCATCCTCGTGGACGGCCGCCGCGACCTGCCGCAGGTGCGGTCGCTGTGCCAGCTCCTGCGCTCCACCGGACCCGGCTGTCCGCTGATCCTGGTCGTCACCGAGGGCGGCCTGGCGGCCGTCACCGCCGACTGGGGCATCGACGACGTCCTGCTGGACACCGCGGGCCCGGCCGAGGTCGAGGCGCGGCTGCGGCTGGCCACCGGCCGCCAGCAGCTGGGCTCGGACGACTCCCCGATGGAGATCCGCAACGGCGACCTGTCGGTGGACGAGGCCACGTACTCCGCCAAGCTCAAGGGGCGCGTGCTGGACCTCACCTTCAAGGAGTTCGAGCTGCTCAAGTACCTCGCCCAGCACCCGGGCCGGGTCTTCACCCGCGCCCAGCTGCTGCAGGAGGTCTGGGGCTACGACTACTTCGGCGGCACCCGGACCGTCGACGTGCACGTACGGCGGCTGCGCGCCAAGCTCGGCCCCGAGCACGAGTCCCTGATCGGGACGGTCCGCAACGTCGGCTACCGCTTCGTCACGCCGGAGAAGGTCGAGCGTGCGGCGGCGGAAGCCGCGGCCCAGGCGGCCGCCAAGGCAGCGGCCCAGACCGCCGCGCAGCCGGCCCCGGCCGTCACCCGATCGGCCGAAGACGCTGTGAGCATCCACTCGGCCGGACGCCCTGCCCAGAGGTAG